A genomic region of Drosophila kikkawai strain 14028-0561.14 chromosome X, DkikHiC1v2, whole genome shotgun sequence contains the following coding sequences:
- the LOC108076112 gene encoding filaggrin-2: MSELTRDLRQQQPEQQDPVELLDCDIEFEEDQSPVEVQQTAKIPASSAKLFTKALKKVSKVQRMLEQARILLAEEQEQEQATSKKDQKKAKKQLKKQAKKAKKLAKKQAKKSAEGEILAEEEAVPPARSRSNSVSSTSSSSSSSSSSSSSSSSSSSGEDQELNFYGYGWGRNPWRRGPHHCRRHSIGHKHGKHHGHHGRRHGHGHGHGHGHGHGHGHKHGHGHGHGHGHGHGHGPRRHHLGPHHFGPHHFGPHPFAFDRRSWLGPWQDQCQFFRWMGLPWAPEPITDCRSRRRSRSLSRSAYPNRGDFGLGHVYGHGYGHGHGHGHPGRSHDRRVERSSSSSSSSSSESDQELRKRSKKSKKHGGKSRSRSSSSSSSSSSSSSSSEEEKKTKKQRKRQGRKQRGSSSSSSSSSSSSSSSSSSDSEGKVEKRHHKRGHHHGRPHHGPHHGPHHGHHFGPHPGHHFGPHHGHGPHRRTDFPWPQHEPTRLLAPSFGPSPPAFGPPPPEPFGPPAFGQDCRRRGRSLSRSHHPERAHSRPGSRSHSRSEEKPKEHCQKKKKDNKCKDKGKKNKKHHKHGHHGKHHA, translated from the coding sequence ATGAGCGAGTTGACCAGAGAtctgcggcagcagcagccggagcaGCAGGATCCCGTCGAGCTGCTCGACTGTGACATCGAGTTCGAGGAGGATCAGTCTCCCGTGGAGGTCCAGCAGACAGCCAAGATCCCGGCCAGTTCGGCCAAGCTCTTCACCAAGGCCCTCAAGAAGGTGTCCAAGGTGCAGCGCATGCTGGAGCAGGCACGCATCCTGCTGgccgaggagcaggagcaggagcaggccaCCTCCAAGAAGGACCAGAAGAAGGCCAAGAAGCAGTTGAAGAAGCAGGCTAAGAAGGCCAAGAAGCTGGCCAAGAAGCAGGCCAAGAAGAGCGCCGAGGGAGAGATcctggcggaggaggaggcggtgcCCCCAGCTCGTTCCCGTTCGAACAGCGTTAGCTCCACCTCgagctcctccagctcctccagctctAGCTCGAGTTCCAGTTCTAGTTCCAGTTCTGGCGAGGATCAGGAGCTCAACTTCTATGGCTACGGCTGGGGTCGCAATCCCTGGCGCCGGGGACCTCATCATTGCCGTCGTCACAGCATTGGCCATAAGCATGGCAAGCATCATGGTCATCATGGTAGGAGACATGGTCATGGACACGggcatggacatggacatggacatggacatggtcACAAGCATGgccatggacatggacatggtcATGGACACGGACATGGCCACGGACCTCGTCGCCATCACCTGGGACCCCATCACTTTGGACCCCATCACTTTGGTCCCCATCCCTTTGCCTTCGATAGGCGATCCTGGCTGGGACCTTGGCAGGATCAGTGCCAGTTTTTTCGGTGGATGGGCCTGCCGTGGGCCCCAGAACCAATCACGGACTGCCGCAGCCGGAGGAGGAGCCGATCTCTGTCTAGATCCGCCTACCCAAATCGTGGAGATTTTGGACTCGGACACGTCTACGGACACGGAtacggacacggacacggacatGGCCACCCGGGTCGATCACATGACCGTCGAGTAGAGCGTTCtagctcctccagctccagttccagcTCGGAGAGCGACCAGGAGCTCAGGAAGAGGAGCAAGAAGAGCAAGAAGCATGGCGGCAAGAGTAGGTCCAGGTCGAGCTCTAGTtctagctccagctccagttcgAGTTCCAGCTccgaggaggagaagaagaCCAAGAAGCAGAGGAAGCGGCAGGGCAGGAAGCAGcgtggcagcagctcctcctcctcctcctcctcctcgtcgagTTCCTCCAGTTCCAGTTCGGACAGCGAGGGAAAGGTGGAGAAGAGGCACCACAAGCGCGGTCATCATCATGGCAGACCGCATCATGGCCCACACCATGGCCCACATCATGGCCATCACTTTGGCCCACATCCTGGCCATCACTTTGGTCCCCATCATGGTCATGGACCGCATCGCCGAACAGACTTCCCCTGGCCTCAGCATGAACCTACTAGGCTCCTAGCTCCTTCCTTTGGACCTTCACCGCCTGCCTTTGGACCACCGCCACCAGAACCTTTTGGCCCGCCAGCCTTTGGCCAGGATTGTCGTCGTCGCGGACGCTCTCTGTCCCGTTCCCATCACCCGGAGAGAGCCCACTCCAGACCAGGCTCTCGTTCGCACTCCCGATCGGAGGAAAAGCCAAAGGAACACTgccagaagaagaagaaggacaACAAGTGCAAGGATAAGGGCAAGAAGAACAAGAAGCACCACAAGCATGGACATCATGGCAAGCATCATGCTTAG